TATCGATGAAAATTTTGCTAATAAACTTGCTGAAGAAGGATTTTCTACATTAGAAGAACTAGCATATATACCAACTACTGAACTTTTAAAAACTAAAATATTTGATGAAAAAAATGTTAAAATTATACAAGAAAAAGCAAAAGATGCCATTAATACAATAAAATTAACCCAAAAAGAAAATTTAAAAAATAATCAACCAACAAATGATTTATTAAATCTTAACGGTATGAATCATACTATTGCTTATAATTTAGCTAATCATGGAATATATACAATAGAATCTCTTGCTGAACAAAGTATTGATGATTTAACAGATATAAAAAATCTAGATAGTAATAAAGCAGGTGAACTTATCATGACAGCACGTAATATTTGCTGGTTTAGAAATGATACATAGATATTGCAACAGGAAAACGGCATGACAGAAACTATAAAATCATTAGCAACAAAAATTGATATTACAACGGATTGTTTAATAAAACAATTTGATAAAATAGGAATTAAAAAAAATAAAAACGATTCTATTTCTATAATTGAAAAAAAAACATTGTTAAATTACTTAAACAAAAAACAAGACACATCAAAACAACAAATAAAATTAACAATTCAACGAAAAACACGCAGTACATTAAACGTGCCAATTATAGGAGGAAAAAGCAAATTAATAAATATTGAAGTACGTAAAAAACGAACATATATCAATCGCATTACAGATGAAATCAAAACAGAAGAATTTAAAGAATATGAATTAAAAGAATCATCTAAAATCGAAAATGAAATAAAAGAAAAATCAATAGAAAATATAATAAAAAATAAAATAAACATAAATATTAAAGATGAAATAACAAACAAAAAAATTCACTTAGTAAATAAAAAAGAAAAAAACAAAAAAAATGAATATAACCAAAAAATAGAAAAAACACAAAAAAATAACATTCGACATATAAACAACTTAAAAAATAAAACAGAATTAAATCGTATAAATGAAAAAAATACAAAAACATTAGAAGAGCGAAATAATATACGAAATTATAATGACAAAAAACTTAATCATAACCATTATATAAATTATAATTATAATATCTTAAATGAAAATGACAAAAATGAAAAAGAAAAACGTCATCTACGTAATCGCTCTAATAAAATAATTCGTAATAAAAAGAAAAATAATAAATTTTCTGAAAAAATATATAAAAAAGAAGAACACGCTATTAGTCGTTTAATAAACAATCCAAAAGAAAAACAACGAAAAAATAATTTCTTACAACAAGTTTTTACCAAACCAGTTTCTACTATAAATAAAAATGTAATAATTGGCGAAACAATTACTATAAGAGAACTTGCTAATAAAATGGCAATAAAAAGTTCTCAAGTAATAAAAACAATGATAAAAATGGGAGCAATGGCAACTATAAATCAAATAATAGATCAAGAAACTGCACAATTAGTTGTTGAAGAAATGGGACATAATGTTATTTTACGAAAAGAAAACGAACTAGAAGAATCAATATTAAAAGATAGAGATATTGGTGTTGCAATTCAAAAACCACGTGCACCAATCGTAACAATAATGGGTCATGTTGATCATGGCAAAACATCACTTCTTGATTATATTCGTTCAACAAAAATCGCACATAAAGAAGCCGGTGGGATTACACAACATATAGGAGCATATCACGTAAAAACAAAAAAAGGGATAATCACATTTTTAGATACACCTGGACATGCAGCATTTACATCAATGCGTTCACGTGGAACTAAAGTAACAGATATAGTTGTACTAGTTGTCGCTGCTGATGACGGAGTAATGCCTCAGACAATAGAAGCTATACAGCATGCTAAAGCAGCTAATGTACCAATTATTGTAGCTATAAATAAAATTGATAAAGTAAATTCAAATCCAGATCGCATAAAAAACGAACTATCCAAATATGACATTATACCAGAATGTTGGGGTGGAAAAACTCAATTTATTGAAGTATCAGCTAAAAAAGGCATTGGAATAGATATACTACTTGATTCTATTTTAATACAAGCAAAAATATTAGAATTAAAAACAATATATACAGGTATGGCAAGAGGTGTTGTTATTGAATCTTATTTAGATAAAGGACGTGGACCTGTAGCAACAATTCTTGTTCAAGAAGGAACTTTAAATAAAGGAGATATAATTTTATGCGGTTTTGAATATGGACGTATTAGAGCTATGAGAGATGAATTTGGTAAAGATGTTAAATCAGCTGAACCTTCAATTCCAATTGAAATATTTGGATTATCAAACATACCTTCAGCCGGTGATAAAGCTTCTGTAGTACGAGATGAAAAAAAAGCACGTGAAGTAGCTTTATATAGACAAGGAAAATTTCGCGATATTAAACTAGATCGTCAACAAAAATCTAAACTAAAAAATATATTTTCTAACACAAAAGAAAACAAAATTTCCGAATTAAATATCATTTTAAAAACTGACGTTCAAGGTATTTGTGAAGCTATTAAAAATTCTTTAAAAAAATTATCAAATGATAAAGTAAAAATAAAAATAATATTTTCTGGAGTAGGTAATATTACAGAAACAGATGCAACATTAGCTATAGCATCTAATGCAATTATATTAGGATTCAA
This Candidatus Providencia siddallii DNA region includes the following protein-coding sequences:
- the infB gene encoding translation initiation factor IF-2, whose product is MTETIKSLATKIDITTDCLIKQFDKIGIKKNKNDSISIIEKKTLLNYLNKKQDTSKQQIKLTIQRKTRSTLNVPIIGGKSKLINIEVRKKRTYINRITDEIKTEEFKEYELKESSKIENEIKEKSIENIIKNKININIKDEITNKKIHLVNKKEKNKKNEYNQKIEKTQKNNIRHINNLKNKTELNRINEKNTKTLEERNNIRNYNDKKLNHNHYINYNYNILNENDKNEKEKRHLRNRSNKIIRNKKKNNKFSEKIYKKEEHAISRLINNPKEKQRKNNFLQQVFTKPVSTINKNVIIGETITIRELANKMAIKSSQVIKTMIKMGAMATINQIIDQETAQLVVEEMGHNVILRKENELEESILKDRDIGVAIQKPRAPIVTIMGHVDHGKTSLLDYIRSTKIAHKEAGGITQHIGAYHVKTKKGIITFLDTPGHAAFTSMRSRGTKVTDIVVLVVAADDGVMPQTIEAIQHAKAANVPIIVAINKIDKVNSNPDRIKNELSKYDIIPECWGGKTQFIEVSAKKGIGIDILLDSILIQAKILELKTIYTGMARGVVIESYLDKGRGPVATILVQEGTLNKGDIILCGFEYGRIRAMRDEFGKDVKSAEPSIPIEIFGLSNIPSAGDKASVVRDEKKAREVALYRQGKFRDIKLDRQQKSKLKNIFSNTKENKISELNIILKTDVQGICEAIKNSLKKLSNDKVKIKIIFSGVGNITETDATLAIASNAIILGFNVKPETSAKRFIENENINFQYYSVIYNLIDDIKQSMLGMIKPEYKHKIIGIAKVKNIFKSTKSTTIAGCIVIEGIINRNNLIHILRNDIIIHEGEIESLRRFKDDVNEVYNGTECGIGIKNFNNICINDIIKVLKVIEIKHSINN